The nucleotide sequence TTGTGTTCGCTATTCTCGGACGCCTAACGAAGATTGACCCCGACAATCCTCAGGGGTACAAGCCAGAGAAGCTCATCGGAGAGGTggaagttgtaggagttgatttcGCATATCCATCCAGGCCAGATGTGATCATCTTCAGAGGATTCTCGCTGAGCATAATGGCAGGCAAGTCAACAGCCCTTGTCGGGCAAAGTGGCTCTGGCAAGTCAACCATCATCGGGCTTATAGAGCAGTTCTACGACCCACTCAAAGGCGTGGTGAATATAGATGGTAGAGACATCAAAGCATACAATCTCCAAGCTCTGCGTCGACATATTGGACTTGTCAGCCAAGAGCCAACATTGTTCGCTGGCACTATAAAAGAGAACATAAtgttggaggcggagatggcaaGTGAGGCAGAGGTCGAGGAGGCGGCAAGGTCCGCCAATGCGCACGACTTCATCAGTAACCTCAAGGATGGGTAGGACACATGGTGTGGAGACTGGGGTGTCCAACTATCAGGAGGGCAGAAGCAGCGCATCGCCATCGCCCGCGCCATTCTCAAGAACCCAGCCATCCTGTTGCTAGATGAAGCTACAAGCGCACTGGACAGCCAGTCCGAGAAGGCGGTGCAGGAGGCCCTGGACAGGGTGATGGTTGGCCGGACCAGTGTGGTGGTGGCGCACAGGCTCAGCACCATCCAGAGCTGTGATATGATAGCTGTAATTGATAGGGGAGTCGTCGTAGAGAAGGGCACGCATGCGTCCCTAATGGCCAACGGTTGCTCTGGGGCCTACTTTGGTTTGGTCACTTTGCAGCCGCAGGGAGGCAAGCAGCACTGAGATGTTTGGATTTTGCCTGCAACTGCAAGAAGGAAGTCGGCTAAGTACAGAGCAGTAGCCGACCTTCGTAGGGTGCCGGGATGTGCAATATTCAGAGCTAGCACTTGGCACTTGGCACCTGCTCATATGTACTAATTAACGTCTTTAAGAGTTGGTGAAGGGGCAGCTACGTACTGACCCAGTTTCTGATTGTAAGTTCATATCATCCAATGGTTCACTATAACTTCCATGGGAACTAGTAGGACAATGAGTGAATTTCAGATAAGTACATCCCAAATCGACTTTACTGAAGATTGAGTTTTGTTTATAAATGAGTAGCCTTGTAATGATTACGATACTGAGCAGATTGATTAATTGGCTAAGACTGACACCTTCGACACACAGTAGCCAACACTGCAATTTCCACTTGGGAAAAACAACAAACAGGTGAGGAGCATGGTGTGACTTCCCTCACCTTGAGCTGGACGCGTTGGCTCTTGAGCCACACCACCCGCGGCTGCGCGGCGAACAGAAGCTCATCCTCAGGCCCGAGCACACCGAGTAATCTCTGCGCGGCGGCGCGGGGCCAGATCGCTCGCGCTGAATTGGCTACTCGTATGGGTTGACTCACTGCCCCGTACAAAGTCTGTTGGATTCACACTGACACCGACGTGTTGACTATGCGGCGCCGACGCTGGCCTTGGGAACTCAGATGCCGCGCCAAACACGAGGCTGCCCGAATCCCGCCCGGCCCTCTCCATCCCGCGGCATCGTCGCCGATCCCGGGGAAGAATTGAAGATTGCGGTGGTTCGAGCTTCCCTGGCTTCACAGGTTGTTTATTGCCAGCTGCCAGTCCACGGCGCGCGTGCCGTGCAGGAGTCGAAAGGGAAAAGCGAGCGGGAGATGCCCTCGTCTGACATTGGCACTTTTCGTGCTTCGAGCTCCAGTGTCCACCCGGTTCGCTTACCTTGGAATTTGGCTTAGGTTAGAATTTAgcttaggcctcgtttagttggacgaaatttagaaatttagccatagtatcactttcgtttttatttagtaattagtatttaatcatggactaattagacttaaaacgttcgtctcgcgatttccaacaaaactgtgcaattagtttttttttcgtctacatttaatgctccatgcacgtatcgtaagattcgatgtgatgaatactgtagcactttttgggaaaagtttttggaactaaacaaggccttatgcAGATACTTATACTAAAACGTTATGAAAGTAAAACACTGTTTCATATCTGAAAAGTAGCCTGCATAGTTAGATACACATAGGAGTCCTCGGCTTACAGTTTTTAAGGATTGAGGGTACAGTGGCTCCGATGGGTATACTCCCTCTGCTTTAAATTTTTGGTtttcatgacacaagtttaactcgatttgtagaaaatacgtgcatatttgtatctccaaataaatttattaaacaactagattcaaagatcttttcaatgataccaattatgtaccataaatattaatattgcaAGCACCCGTGCTAAGTCGAGGATTTTAACACGGATggacaggttccaccacaaggacCTAACCATCTGAGCCAGGCTTAGTTCACTATGTGGTTGTTCTCTTGTTTAACTTAAAAAACTAATTAGATAAGGTCGTGTTTGTTGGCGTCCCAACCTCGCCAAAGCGCGTTGTAACTTCCACACCGCAGTATTGACGCGCGTTTTTGGATCATGCCCATGCCAGTTTAGTTTCCGCGCTAGAGCTCGCCAAATGTGTGGGGATCAAATCGAGCATCGTAGTTTTGGCGTCGGCGGTGAGACGGAGGCGATGGTGCTTATTTGGATTCAATGCTTGAAAATTTATGTAGGGGAGTAATTCTAAAAGTTGGCTTTTGTTTACCCATTATTATTTTCCCATCTCGCATGCTAATCAGATGCTATTATTAATATCATAATTAACCATGAACTTACATATAAGGACAGAGGCAAGCGAATAGGATGTTGCGCTGCTTCCACAATTTGTGTAGAGGTGGGATTCAAACGATATGTTGCGCTGCTTCCACAATTTGTGTAGAGGTGGGATTCAAACGATAGTGGAGACTGCTTCCACAATTTGTGTAGAGGTGGGATTCAAACGATAGTGGAGATTAATCTCCACTATCGTTTGAATCCCACCTCTACACAAATTGTGGAAGCAGCGCAACATCCTATTCGCTTGCCTCTGTCCTTATATGTAAGTTCATGGTTAATTATGATATTAATAATAGCATCTGATTAGCATGCGAGATGGGAAAATAATAATGGGTAAACAAAAGCCAACTTTTAGAATTACTCCCCTACATAAATTTTCAAGCATTGAATCCAAATAAGCATCATCGCCTCCGTCTCACCGCCGTCTCTCCCGTCCCCACTGCTGGACTTGCCTGTCTGCCTCCCTCGATCCCTTTCTAAGCCCGTCGtagatggagaagaagagagagggaaagagaagaaagaaaaatcGAGTGTTCAAACACTCTAGTGAGGTGTAGCTTTTGATAAAACTAGAAGAACGtcacgtgcgttgctacgggaatcACTAGTAAAATTATATTGCTTATATTTACTAAGAAtgaataaatatcataatacatGTTAGCAGATGATTTTTAGCATTATGATATGAACAACTAATATATGTTAGTAAATGATGTGCTAATGTGAATAGCTTACTAATATATAAAtgaataaatatcataatacGTGTTAGCGGATGATTTTTAACATTCTAATGTGGATAACTAAATATATGTTAGTAAATGATGCGGTTTACTAATGTAAATAGCTTAAATGAAGACATAATGGCATGTATTAGTTGATGTGTTAGTGGATGTTGATGTGCGCACTTTGCATAGAGAGATAGTTATATGTCCTAGATAGCGGGATGTTCCAGTGAAAGCTGACGTGGATATTTTGCATGGCAAGATAAATTGCTAATGGGGAGAAAAACGCTCCGCGCGTTGCTACAGAAATCACAATTGAAATTATACTGCTTATATTTACTAATATATGAATGAATAAATATTATAATATATGTTAGCGGATGATTTTTAATATTTTGATGTGGACAACTAATATATGTTAGTAAATGATGTGATTTGCTAACGTGAATAGCttactaatatataaataaataaatatcataatacatGTTAGTAGATAATTTTTAGCATTTTTAGGTGGGTAACTAAATATATGTCAGTAAATGACGTGGTTGGCTAATGTGAATAGCTTGAATGAAGATATAATGATACGTGTTAGTTGATGTGTTAGTGAATGTTGATGCGAGCACTTTGCATGGAGAGATAGTTACATGTTCTACATAGTGGTATGTTATAGTAGTTGCTGATATGGATATTTTGCATGCCAAGATAAATTGCTAGTGGGGTTTAAAAATATAAGATATatacagatatagatatagatatagataagcaataaaatgaaataaataaaagtaaaaaaaaaagatctGACGGTCTCCCTGCAGTCTGCTCAGCGTGTTGCACCTTTCCTAAAAAGCCTCGGGCTTCCGCTGCCTTCCATGCAGCAGTCCCCCCCCTTCCGTCGCACTCGTTCTCCTCCAAACACAGGGGAAAAACAGACAGAGAGACGACCACCGCTCCGCGCCGGCCGGCCATTCCATCCGGCAATGGCCTCCGCCGCCGGCGCTGCGTCCGCTGCCATCACCCTCCTTGTCCTCCTACCCTTCGCcgccgcctccgactccgaccacAAGGTACCCGACGACTTGCCCCCATCCTCGCTCCGTCGAAACGAGCACACTACATGCGGTCGGAAAACCAGGTCCCCCTGGTGTCGTTCCTCCCAGCGGCAGCGGTTGGCTCAGCTCGCGCGCTACACTCCGCGCGCCGCTAGATCCGCGCTCGCTTGGGGCCAGATCTGCGTGGCGCCGGTCCGGGCCAGCGGGATCTCTGCGTAGTGCGCGCTGGATCGGAGTTGTCGGGCGGTTGCTAGATCTTACTCGTATTACTGGCCGATTGCGGCTAGGAGTGAAATGGGTGGGGAGAAACAGCAGTGTGGAGGCATTCAGGCCATTGTGTCGATTAGTAATCTTTTGACGTTAGACTGATCGAAGTGCATCTTCTATGACTAATTTTTCTTTGCTGCATTTAGTTCAGGTGCCTATTGCTTGTGATATGTAAGTCTAGTTGGTCTGCAATGCCTTGCTTTTGCCTCCATTGTGTAAGTTAGGTGAATTTTGTGCCCATCGCTAGACAGAGGATTTTTTACGTTTTGCCTACAAGTTGTCTAATCTTTCTCATTCTTACGATTGCTTTCTGCTGCTGTTTGTTTATTTTAGTACCAAGCAGAGGAGCCTGTGACGCTCTGGGTGAACAAGGTTGGTCCGTACAACAATCCCCAGGAGACATACAACTACTACAACCTCCCATTTTGCCATGCGTCAGAAAACCACGTGAATAAGTGGGGAGGACTTGGCGAGGTCCTTGGTGGGAATGAACTCATTGACAGCCAGATCGACATAAAGTTCAGAAGTAAGTGATCCTTGCTTTTGTCCTGCTTCAGTACTTTAACATTGAAGGGGTAAGGTAGATGCGATGAGGCTGATGACTAAAATTTGGTCATGCTTTGTCTCAGAGAATGTTGATAAGGCCACAATTTGTTCGCTTGACCTGGATCTTGTCAAGGCTAAGCAATTGTCAGATGCGATTGAGAACTCATATTGGTTTGAATTTTTCATTGGTGAGTTATCTGTTTCCTCTTTTGATTAACTCGTGTGCCTGCTCGCCATTTTAGTAACAACTAAATCTGTATGCACTATACACTTGATGTACTGACTTACGATTTCTTTTTCTGGATGCGCTGCCCCCCCTGCTATTGTGCTACAATCAAGATGATTTGCCTTTGTGGGGTATGTATATACTCCTTATTCTTTTCTGTATGTGCTCTCTGTAAGACCTTCTCGAGGCTTACCTTTTTCAAATCTTCAGGTTTTGTTGGAGAGGCAGACAGAAACAATGATAACAAATATTTCCTATTCACCCACAAGAATATCGTCATCAGATACAACGGCAATCAAGTTTGTGTATCACAAGCTTATATCACCTCACATAGCCattagtatagcttatcatccttGCTACTTCCATTCCATGCAGATTATCCATGTTAATCTTACTCAAGAAAGCCCAAAGCTTATTGATGTGAACAAGGCATTGGACATGACATATTCTGTCAATTGGGAACCAACAAACATTACATTTGCTCACCGCTTTGATGTGTATCTAGACTATCCTTTCTTTGAACACCAGGTAATATAGGTATATATTTTTGCAATTAAGGAAATCTTTGCAGCTTGGCTCCTCATAATTACAATACAAAACTTCACTCTAGTTGCTTCCCGTTAACTGTGTCATACATGTTTGAAAGGATCTGAAGCATACCTTCTTAATTTCTAGTTATTTCTTGTAATTGCAGATTCACTGGTTCTCAATTTTCAATTCTTTCATGATGGTTATCTTTCTCACTGGACTAGTGTCAATGATACTGATGCGGACTCTAAGAAATGATTATGCAAAGTATGcccgtgatgatgatgatattgaAACTCTGGTGAGTTTCTATATAGATGATATTCATATAGTGTTATTCCAGTAGTGTTTTAGTGTTTATGCAGGTTctaatttttaattatttttaccTCTTGTATCCTTTGCTGATATACATTAGCTTGTATTAGGAACGAGATGTCAATGAAGAATCTGGATGGAAGCTTGTACATGGTGATGTTTTCCGGCCTCCTTGCAATCTAGTTCTTCTTTCAGCTCTTGTTGGTATTGGTACACAGTTGGCAGCACAGATTCTACTAGTGATTTTGTTGGCAATCATTGGAATGCTGTACATTGGGTATGTGAATTTATTTTGTTGCTTCATAAAACATCATTCTCTTTACAAGCCACTTGTAGTAATTGGTAAAACCTGCATTTTAATGGAGCTGCCTGACTGACTCTTGTTTTATGATACTTTGCATGCCAAAAGTCAAATACATTTGATATTATAAACATAAAACATACAATTTATTTTTTCTGAAACTAGTACTTTTTAACACTATAGTTTGTGTTGCCTCATCCTAGTGATGTAATGTTTGAAGGCAATGCATCAAGAAACATTTGATTCTTGGAGTTTGTGTATGTAGGGTAGGAATCACAAGCAACTGCAAAaacaaagcattctagttctaCTTTGCTTTCTTGAAGGATAACTGTACTTTGTTATGCTACTCAAAATGTCACTCACTATGTGTACTTATTCTGCCAGGCGAGGAGCTATTGTCACAACATTCATTGTTTGCTATGCTCTTACTTCATTCATCTCTGGATATGTCAGTGGTGCACTATACTCACGGCATGGAGGTATGGGCTTATTTATCATGTAAAATTGAACTGTGTACCTATAGTTCTATAAGGTGCTCACTTGTTTTAAATCCTTTTGTGGGAGCAGGGAAAAACTGGATCAAGGCGATGGCCATGACAGCATCACTTTTCCCATTTATGTGCTTTGGAATTGGCCTAGTGCTTAACACTATTGCTATTTTCTATGGATCATTAGCTGCCATACCATTTGGTACGATGGTGGTTGTTTTCATCCTGTGGGCCTTCATCTCTTTCCCTCTTGCCCTTCTGGGAACTGTTGTTGGTAGAAACTGGAGTGGCGCCCCAAACAATCCCTGTAGGGTAAAGACTATTCCTCGACCTATTCCTGAGAAGAAATGGTACCTCACACCATCTGTCATTGCACTTATGGGAGGACTGCTTCCTTTTGGTAGTATCTTTATTGAGATGTACTTTGTCTTCACATCCTTCTGGAACTATAAGGTATGGAAGACAAGCCTGTTTCTCCCCCCATCTCTAAGCTTCATTACTAAGGAGGCATTGGAGTTGACATTGATGCCTCTTCTTTTTTGATCAACCACTGACAGGTCTACTATGTTTACGGGTTCATGTTGCTGGTCTTTCTAATCCTCATAATTGTCACCATATGTGTAACAATTGTCGGAACATATTTCTTGCTAAATGCGGAGAACTACCACTGGCAATGGACTTCATTCTTCTCTGCTGCTTCCACTGCTGTGTATGTTTACCTCTACTCCATATATTATTACCACATGAAGACCAAGATGTCAGGATTCTTCCAGACAAGCTTCTACTTCGGCTACACTCTAATGTTCTGCCTAGGTTTAGGAACACTATGCGGTAAGCTCTTCTGCAATCTTGTGGTAGACAAACCATGGTATTGTTAGTTTAATACTGCTTGGTGCTTTTTCTAGGTGCCGTCGGATATCTTGGATCTACATTGTTTGTGAGGAGGATCTACAGGAACATAAAGTGTGACTAAGTGAGGATAATATCGCCCCATTTTGGGTCAGTGCAGAGAAACTGTGTGGCAGAACCTTATTTGATTGAGCGATCACTGATTCTACAACCAAGAAGCCAGGGCATTGTGTGGAATCTGATCATCGCTTGGTACCGAGCTGAAAGCCATGTTTTTCTATTCTTGTCCTATTTGTTTCTCTCCGATCTCTTCTGGACTTGGGCAGGCAACAATTTTTCATGTTCAATTAGTTATATACAGTAGTAATTGTAGTTGTTGAGTAGTAGGTCTGTAGCATATACCACAATTGTTACCTGATGTTTGACGATGAACACAGTTCCAAAAGAATCATGTTTGGTACTGGAGGGTCGAGATTTTTTAGAGGCAAAGTCATCAAAGAAAAATGCTTCACATTACTGAAGCGGAACATTAGGTCATAAATATCTCGTGCATAAATCTGGAATTACCATACAGCTTGACATTACTGAAACGGAACATTAGATCATGATGaataaaaaaaaaatataagCCTGCTGGTATTATGCCTCGAATGATTTTCTGATGTTATTGGGGAATTACCCCCTGAACCTTAGGGCCTCAGTGGTAAcgcaggaattttataggaaTTGTGCAATAATTTTATAGGAATAAGTTTATTTTCATAGGAAAAACGTACGAAAAATTCCCGTGTTCGAAACACGGCCTTTTAACTTGCAAAATCGAATGAGTTTTCAGCACAAATCCTAACGCGTGCAGTAGCTTGTCCGCCCGTTTCCCATGCCcgcccaccgccgccacctctgcTTCCTCCGCGCACTCGTTGGgctccgctccacctccaccggcgctgccaccgccgccgccggcttcTCCTCGGCTCCTAGCCGCGGGTGCCCACTCCACGCCGCGCTATCGAGCCGCGGCGCACCCGCGGCCGCCGCGCTCGCGCTCTTTTCCCACATCCGTGCCGCGACCTTGCCGACCCCCTACACCTTCTCCCTCCTCGCCTCCcttgccgccgcctcctcctcccgctCCCCCACCCTCTCCGCTGACGTCTGCGATCGACTCGCTGCCGCGGGGCTTGCGCACGCGCAGGTGCTCAagcagtggcgaagctagagccGAAACGAGGGGGTGCATTACTTTGGTACTACATAACCTTGATATGCACATATTTACATGATAAAATTCGATTTTTTTAAGAGTCAAATGCATCAACCGTCTTTGAATTGTCAAGAGCTGTGCAATGCACAATCCTAAACTTGTAAAATGGTGCATCGTAGGTCTATTTCTGTACTATCCGACCACTGCGGTG is from Miscanthus floridulus cultivar M001 chromosome 7, ASM1932011v1, whole genome shotgun sequence and encodes:
- the LOC136463529 gene encoding transmembrane 9 superfamily member 1-like — its product is MASAAGAASAAITLLVLLPFAAASDSDHKYQAEEPVTLWVNKVGPYNNPQETYNYYNLPFCHASENHVNKWGGLGEVLGGNELIDSQIDIKFRKNVDKATICSLDLDLVKAKQLSDAIENSYWFEFFIDDLPLWGFVGEADRNNDNKYFLFTHKNIVIRYNGNQIIHVNLTQESPKLIDVNKALDMTYSVNWEPTNITFAHRFDVYLDYPFFEHQIHWFSIFNSFMMVIFLTGLVSMILMRTLRNDYAKYARDDDDIETLERDVNEESGWKLVHGDVFRPPCNLVLLSALVGIGTQLAAQILLVILLAIIGMLYIGRGAIVTTFIVCYALTSFISGYVSGALYSRHGGKNWIKAMAMTASLFPFMCFGIGLVLNTIAIFYGSLAAIPFGTMVVVFILWAFISFPLALLGTVVGRNWSGAPNNPCRVKTIPRPIPEKKWYLTPSVIALMGGLLPFGSIFIEMYFVFTSFWNYKVYYVYGFMLLVFLILIIVTICVTIVGTYFLLNAENYHWQWTSFFSAASTAVYVYLYSIYYYHMKTKMSGFFQTSFYFGYTLMFCLGLGTLCGAVGYLGSTLFVRRIYRNIKCD